From one Longimicrobiaceae bacterium genomic stretch:
- a CDS encoding gamma-glutamyltransferase — MMQHLRFISAASVILLAAGSTAGALTSPSANTRRASLPPDTVRFPDGWGFPAGSVAPVTARQGMVVTTDRVASEIGAEILRRGGNAVDAAVATQFALAVVNPEAGNIGGGGFMVVRMADGTTASLDFREKAPGGATRDMYLDSAGNVTDRSLVGHLASGVPGSVAGMWEVHKRFGTRPWAELLQPAIALADGIVVHERLASSLSRNERILHAFPATSAVFLRDGRPLRVGERLAQPDLAATLRRIAEGGADGFYRARTAELVEAEMRRGGGIITAADMAA; from the coding sequence ATGATGCAACATCTTCGCTTCATCTCCGCCGCTTCCGTCATCCTCCTCGCTGCCGGAAGCACGGCGGGTGCGCTCACCTCCCCGTCCGCCAATACGCGGCGTGCATCGCTTCCGCCCGACACGGTGCGGTTCCCGGACGGGTGGGGCTTCCCGGCGGGCTCGGTGGCTCCGGTGACGGCGCGGCAGGGGATGGTGGTGACCACGGACCGCGTGGCGAGCGAGATCGGGGCGGAGATCCTGCGCCGCGGCGGCAACGCGGTGGACGCCGCCGTGGCGACGCAGTTCGCGCTCGCCGTGGTGAACCCCGAGGCGGGCAACATCGGCGGCGGCGGGTTCATGGTCGTGCGCATGGCCGACGGGACCACCGCGTCGCTCGACTTCCGCGAGAAGGCGCCCGGGGGCGCCACGCGCGACATGTACCTCGACTCGGCCGGCAACGTCACCGACCGCTCGCTCGTGGGCCACCTCGCCAGCGGCGTTCCCGGCTCCGTCGCGGGCATGTGGGAGGTGCACAAGCGCTTCGGCACGCGGCCATGGGCGGAGCTGCTCCAGCCCGCCATCGCCCTGGCGGACGGCATCGTCGTGCACGAGCGGCTCGCCTCGTCGCTGTCGCGCAATGAGAGAATCCTGCACGCCTTCCCCGCCACCTCCGCCGTCTTCCTGCGCGACGGGCGCCCGCTGCGCGTGGGCGAGCGGCTGGCGCAGCCCGACCTGGCCGCCACCCTCCGCCGCATCGCCGAGGGCGGCGCGGACGGCTTCTACCGCGCCCGCACGGCCGAGCTGGTGGAGGCGGAGATGCGGCGCGGCGGCGGCATCATCACCGCGGCGGACATGGCCGCGT